One Osmerus eperlanus chromosome 16, fOsmEpe2.1, whole genome shotgun sequence DNA segment encodes these proteins:
- the arl14 gene encoding ADP-ribosylation factor-like protein 14 — translation MGQRGSAPQQEARVLLLGLDSAGKSTLLYKLKYNESVVTVPTIGFNVEMLEARRKQGKVDLTVWDVGGQRTMRPYWRSFHQDTAGLVFVVDSSDRGRLDEARRELEQTLRSELLRGRPVVILANKQDVDGAVTATEITELFNLKNMCLSRDWFVQPCSAVTGTGLQEGFQRVAHLLKYPSEDNIMPYHSHSISNTVNYLRSKSVISTGNSPD, via the coding sequence ATGGGTCAGAGGGGTTCAGCGCCTCAACAGGAGGCCCGGGTTCTCCTTCTCGGTCTCGACTCAGCAGGCAAGTCAACACTTCTCTACAAGCTGAAGTATAACGAGTCGGTCGTTACCGTTCCGACCATCGGTTTTAATGTGGAGATGCTCGAGGCGAGGAGGAAGCAAGGCAAGGTGGATCTGACTGTGTGGGATGTTGGAGGACAGCGGACCATGCGCCCGTACTGGCGGAGCTTCCACCAGGACACTGCGGGGCTCGTGTTTGTAGTGGACAGCTCGGACCGGGGCCGGTTAGACGAGGCACGGCGGGAGCTGGAACAGACTCTGCGTAGCGAGCTCCTCCGAGGCCGCCCGGTTGTCATTCTCGCTAATAAGCAGGACGTTGACGGAGCCGTTACGGCCACGGAGATCACGGAGTTGTTCAATCTCAAAAATATGTGCTTGTCCCGGGACTGGTTCGTGCAGCCCTGCTCAGCGGTGACCGGTACCGGGCTGCAAGAGGGATTTCAACGTGTGGCGCACCTGCTTAAATATCCGTCTGAAGACAACATCATGCCTTACCACTCGCACAGCATCAGCAATACTGTGAACTACCTCCGGTCCAAATCCGTCATCTCAACGGGAAACAGTCCGGATTAA